Below is a window of Lacibacter sp. H407 DNA.
TGGTTCGAAGCAATTCAGCTCATCACCGTATTCAGGTGCTCCAGAATTTCATGGGCAGGAACCACACCGCTTTTCCGCCAGATCACCTGGCCATCTTTAAAGATGATAAGGGTAGGAACTGCCTGCACGCTGTAGCGATGAGTAAAACCCGGATTCTTGTCGATATCCATCTTCAGAACCGTCACACGGTCGCCCGCAGCTGCTTTCACTTGCTGCAGCACCGGCGTCATCAACTTGCATGGTCCACACCATTCTGCAAAAAAATCAACTACCACCGGTTTACTTCCGTAGATATGTGACTCAAAGTTGCTCATTAAACCAAAGCTAGTTTTTTATAACATCGATTGCTATGAGAACAGTCAACCATGCAGTTGATGTTCATCAGTAAGCCCGCTTGCATGCATCAGTAACTTTAAATGATCATTTCATCTTCTTAACGATTTGCTATGCTTGGACAACTCAACGAACAACAAATGAACAATCTGCTTGCCAGTCAGGTGGTGGGCCGGCTCGCCTGTACAGATTCAACACAACCATATCTTGTACCGGTTACGTATGCTTTTGATGGCACGTACATTTACGGACAAACAAATGAAGGGATGAAGTTGAATTTGTTGCGCAATAATCCCAATGTTTGTTTTGAAGTGGATGCAATGACCAATATGGCCAACTGGCAAAGCGTGATTGTGAAAGGAACATTTGAAGAATTAACAGACGAGGATGCAGAAAATGCCCGTACGATTTTGAAGAACCGGGTGTTTCCGATGATGACAAGTGCAACGATTGATGGTGAACAACACGAAGTAGAATCGGAGCTCGACGATAGCAACCGCCTGAAGCGTGTGATGTATCGTATTTCCATTGCTCAAAAAACAGGAAGGTTTGAAAAAAGATAAATGCTAACTTGGCCTTGATGGTGGCAGGCAAAGAGCTTTCTATTTCTTCAGCATACAGCAACTATAACCAGGTTGAGTTGGTTAGGGGTGGTCATGATTATTTTGACAGGCTGTTTCAACTGGTGGAAGAAGCCCGGTTCACCATTCATTTGCAGATCTATATTTTTGAAGATGATGAAACGGGTGTGGCCGTTGCGGATGCATTGATGAAAGCAGCCAAACGTGGAGTGCAGGTGTACCTGTTGCTGGATGGATATGCTTCTCAAAATTTACCGGATGATTTTATTGCAGAACTAAAAGCAAACGGTGTACAGTTCCGTTGGTTCGAACCGGTTTTTAAAGGCCGGTATTTTTATTTTGGCCGACGCATGCATCATAAAATTTTAGTAACAGATGCATTGCATAGTTTAATTGGCGGTGTAAATATTTCCAATCGTTATAACGATATGCCGGGGCAACCAGCCTGGCTCGACTGGGCCCTGTACAGTAAAGGCGAAGTAAGTGCAGAGATCTACAATCTTTGCGTGGATGTATGGAATAAATCGGGCTGGGGAAAAAAGAAGCACCAGCTGTTGAAAACAGAAGCATCCATTCATTCGCATGGTGAAGAGTGCTTGGTGCGGGTGCGGAGGAATGATTGGGTGCGAAGGAAAAATCAGATCAGCCGCAGTTACCTGGAAATGTTCCGCAAAGCTGAATCGCATATTACCATTATGTCGAGTTATTTTTTACCGGGTCGTGCGTTTCGGCGAAACATGGCCTTTGCTGCAAAGCGGGGCGTAAAAATAAAAGTGATCGCTGCCGGTACCAGTGATATTTCATTGGCCAAACATGCCGAACGTTATCTCTACCGCCGCATGTTGAAAATGAATATTGAGTTGTACGAATATCAGCCCAATGTATTGCATGGAAAACTCAGTACCTACGACAGTAAATTTGTAACCGTAGGTTCTTACAACGTCAATAACCTGAGTGCATATGCCAGTATTGAACTTAATCTTGATGTTCAGAACAAAGCTTTCGCACTGAAAGTGGAAGAAACCTTAGCAGAAATTATGGAGCGGGATTGTATCCTGATTACTGAAAAGGAATTTGAAAAACACAATACCATTCTCAAACGGATCTGGCAACGCATTTGTTATGAGATCATCCGCTTTTTGTTTTTTCTGTTTACATTTTATTTCAGACAGAAAAGCTAGGGAAAGCTTCGACCTGCTAGCAAAGGAATACAAACTGTCAACAACTACTTATACTTTCCCAACAACAGATACTTACTCATTACTCATCATTCATTACTCATTACTCATCTTCATCTATTTCCCTTCATTCGATTAAGCAGAAATTTAATTTCTTCTTTGCTCCAGCCGGTAAACCGTCCACGCTGTACTACTAATTTATTTTCACTGGGATATTGCAGGAAATAATGAAACACAAACCGTTCTTTCGGATTGTGCCAGCCGAGGATCTGTCCAAAACGAAGATCGTTAAACACCAGCGTGTCGCCCCATTTTTCCAGCGTATAAAATTGTTGTGAGAAACGAACTAATTTTTGCATGTCTTCAAATTGATCAACCGGATTCAATAATGAATCGTTGCGTGGAAAGAAATTAAAATCCATTCCCGGGTTTTGATCAAATATGGAGCGGTAGCCAATGTAATAACCACTGTCGTTCCCTGCAACCACATACCATAGCCAGTTGTTGAGCGGAGTAGGAGTGGTGAAATAACGTTGATGCGGAATATTCTGCTTTACAAAAATTTCTTTTACTTCTTTATCAATAGAGAACTTATTGTAGCTGCAATAGGTGAGATAGAGAAAGGGCATGAAAATGCCGATCTTCCACCACAGCGGACGAAGTGGATGAAAACGGTTGAGCAGCAGGAGTGCAGCAAATGCAATGCCAGGCCATATTGAAAAGAAGATATCGGCCACATACAATGTATTAAATGAAAACCGGTGATCATCGAATGGAATCAACCAGCCGATACCATAATTATTAAATGCATCCAGAAACAAATGCATCAATACTTCTACTGCAAAAAACAATGCCCACTTTTTGAAGCTGATATTATGCGGCCGGTGAATTTTTTCAGCAGCCATGGCCATGATGGGCACAATGAGTACAGCAAATAAAAGTGAATGTGTAAAGCCACGATGTGCCAGCAAATCATCAGCTGTACCCATCCAGAACGAAGCAACGAAATCAATATCCGGAATACTCTGCGCCAATGCGCCCCAAAGCATTGCTTTTTTGCC
It encodes the following:
- the trxA gene encoding thioredoxin → MSNFESHIYGSKPVVVDFFAEWCGPCKLMTPVLQQVKAAAGDRVTVLKMDIDKNPGFTHRYSVQAVPTLIIFKDGQVIWRKSGVVPAHEILEHLNTVMS
- a CDS encoding pyridoxamine 5'-phosphate oxidase family protein, which translates into the protein MLGQLNEQQMNNLLASQVVGRLACTDSTQPYLVPVTYAFDGTYIYGQTNEGMKLNLLRNNPNVCFEVDAMTNMANWQSVIVKGTFEELTDEDAENARTILKNRVFPMMTSATIDGEQHEVESELDDSNRLKRVMYRISIAQKTGRFEKR
- a CDS encoding phospholipase D-like domain-containing protein, yielding MVAGKELSISSAYSNYNQVELVRGGHDYFDRLFQLVEEARFTIHLQIYIFEDDETGVAVADALMKAAKRGVQVYLLLDGYASQNLPDDFIAELKANGVQFRWFEPVFKGRYFYFGRRMHHKILVTDALHSLIGGVNISNRYNDMPGQPAWLDWALYSKGEVSAEIYNLCVDVWNKSGWGKKKHQLLKTEASIHSHGEECLVRVRRNDWVRRKNQISRSYLEMFRKAESHITIMSSYFLPGRAFRRNMAFAAKRGVKIKVIAAGTSDISLAKHAERYLYRRMLKMNIELYEYQPNVLHGKLSTYDSKFVTVGSYNVNNLSAYASIELNLDVQNKAFALKVEETLAEIMERDCILITEKEFEKHNTILKRIWQRICYEIIRFLFFLFTFYFRQKS
- a CDS encoding metal-dependent hydrolase; translated protein: MDSITHIALGACIGEAFFEKGFGKKAMLWGALAQSIPDIDFVASFWMGTADDLLAHRGFTHSLLFAVLIVPIMAMAAEKIHRPHNISFKKWALFFAVEVLMHLFLDAFNNYGIGWLIPFDDHRFSFNTLYVADIFFSIWPGIAFAALLLLNRFHPLRPLWWKIGIFMPFLYLTYCSYNKFSIDKEVKEIFVKQNIPHQRYFTTPTPLNNWLWYVVAGNDSGYYIGYRSIFDQNPGMDFNFFPRNDSLLNPVDQFEDMQKLVRFSQQFYTLEKWGDTLVFNDLRFGQILGWHNPKERFVFHYFLQYPSENKLVVQRGRFTGWSKEEIKFLLNRMKGNR